In one Bacillus thuringiensis genomic region, the following are encoded:
- the bioC gene encoding malonyl-ACP O-methyltransferase BioC: MINKTLLQKRFNGAAVSYDRYANVQKKMAHSLLSILKERYSETAPIRILELGCGTGYVTEQLSKLFPKAHITAVDFAESMIAIAQTRQNVKNVTFHCEDIERLRLEESYDVIISNATFQWLNNLQQVLRNSFQHLSIDGILLFSTFGHETFQELHASFQRAKEERNIKNETSIGQRFYSKDQLLHICKIETGEVHVSETCYIESFTEVKEFLHSIRKVGATNSNEGSYCQSPSLFRAMLRIYERDFTGNEGIMATYHALFMHITKEGKR, translated from the coding sequence ATGATCAACAAAACGTTACTACAAAAACGGTTTAATGGGGCAGCCGTATCTTACGATCGATATGCAAATGTACAAAAAAAGATGGCACATTCATTACTTTCAATCTTAAAGGAACGATATAGTGAAACGGCACCGATACGTATTTTAGAACTGGGGTGCGGGACGGGTTATGTAACAGAGCAATTATCAAAGTTATTTCCGAAAGCACATATTACAGCAGTTGATTTTGCTGAAAGTATGATTGCGATTGCGCAAACTAGACAAAATGTAAAAAATGTAACGTTTCACTGTGAAGATATTGAGCGATTACGATTAGAAGAATCATATGATGTCATTATTTCAAATGCTACATTTCAATGGTTAAATAATTTACAACAAGTGTTAAGAAATTCATTTCAACATTTGTCTATAGATGGGATATTACTCTTTTCAACGTTTGGACATGAAACATTTCAAGAATTGCATGCTTCGTTCCAACGTGCGAAAGAAGAAAGAAATATAAAAAATGAAACATCGATTGGTCAACGTTTTTATTCAAAAGATCAGTTGCTTCACATATGCAAGATAGAAACAGGGGAGGTGCATGTTTCTGAAACATGTTACATAGAGAGTTTTACAGAAGTTAAGGAGTTTCTGCATTCTATTCGAAAAGTAGGAGCAACTAATAGCAATGAAGGATCATATTGTCAAAGTCCCTCACTCTTTCGTGCGATGCTACGCATATACGAAAGAGACTTCACGGGAAATGAAGGGATAATGGCAACGTATCATGCTTTATTTATGCATATAACAAAAGAGGGGAAGAGATGA
- the ribH gene encoding 6,7-dimethyl-8-ribityllumazine synthase has protein sequence MVFEGHLVGTGLKVGVVVGRFNEFITSKLLGGALDGLKRHGVEENDIDVAWVPGAFEIPLIAKKMASSGKYDAVITLGTVIRGATTHYDYVCNEVAKGVASLSLQMDIPVIFGVLTTETIEQAIERAGTKAGNKGYESAVAAIEMAHLSKQWA, from the coding sequence ATGGTATTCGAAGGTCATTTAGTTGGTACAGGATTAAAAGTTGGAGTTGTTGTTGGACGTTTTAACGAATTTATTACAAGTAAGTTACTTGGCGGCGCTTTAGACGGATTAAAGCGTCACGGTGTAGAAGAAAATGATATTGATGTTGCTTGGGTTCCTGGTGCATTTGAGATTCCTTTAATCGCTAAAAAGATGGCTAGTAGCGGAAAGTATGATGCTGTTATTACATTAGGTACTGTAATCCGAGGTGCTACAACTCACTACGATTACGTTTGTAATGAAGTAGCAAAAGGTGTTGCGTCATTATCACTACAAATGGACATCCCAGTTATTTTCGGCGTATTAACGACAGAAACAATTGAACAAGCGATTGAACGCGCAGGTACGAAAGCTGGTAATAAAGGATATGAATCAGCTGTTGCTGCAATTGAAATGGCTCACTTATCAAAACAATGGGCATAA
- a CDS encoding DUF2552 family protein has translation MDKQLHTLRNIANERTWASFLNDNHPYSLLHWSIAGVGQEAKDVWLLQDEVTFQTTEFPTLDDAMQWISENMEQVTDVLAQ, from the coding sequence ATGGATAAACAATTACATACATTACGAAATATTGCAAATGAGCGCACGTGGGCATCATTTTTGAATGATAATCATCCATATAGTTTGTTACATTGGTCCATTGCAGGTGTAGGGCAAGAGGCAAAGGATGTTTGGTTACTTCAAGATGAAGTAACATTTCAAACGACAGAATTCCCAACGTTAGATGATGCAATGCAATGGATTTCTGAAAATATGGAACAAGTTACAGACGTTTTAGCGCAATAA
- the ribBA gene encoding bifunctional 3,4-dihydroxy-2-butanone 4-phosphate synthase/GTP cyclohydrolase II, translating to MFHRIEEALEDLKQGKVVIVCDDENRENEGDFIALAEYITPETINFMITHGRGLVCVPITAGYAKRLQLEPMVSHNTDSHHTAFTVSIDHVSTTTGISAHERATTIQELLNPASKGTDFNRPGHIFPLIAKEGGVLRRAGHTEAAVDLAKLCGAEPAGVICEIINEDGTMARVPDLIECAKQFDIKMITIEDLIAYRRHHETLVTREVEITLPTDFGTFHAIGYSNSLDTKEHIALVKGDISTGEPVLVRVHSECLTGDVFGSHRCDCGPQLHAALAQIEREGKGVLLYMRQEGRGIGLLNKLRAYKLQEEGFDTVEANEKLGFPADLRDYGIGAQILKDLGLQSLRLLTNNPRKIAGLQGYDLEVVERVPLQMPAKEENKSYLQTKVNKLGHLLNL from the coding sequence ATGTTTCATCGTATTGAAGAAGCTCTAGAAGATTTAAAACAAGGTAAAGTCGTTATCGTATGTGATGATGAAAACCGAGAAAATGAAGGCGATTTTATTGCTTTAGCAGAGTACATTACACCAGAAACAATTAATTTTATGATTACACATGGCCGTGGTCTCGTTTGTGTACCGATTACAGCAGGGTACGCAAAACGTCTACAATTAGAACCAATGGTATCTCATAATACAGATTCACATCATACTGCGTTTACAGTGAGCATTGACCATGTTTCTACAACAACAGGGATTAGCGCTCACGAACGTGCAACTACGATACAAGAATTGTTAAACCCTGCATCAAAAGGCACTGATTTCAATCGACCTGGACATATCTTTCCATTAATTGCGAAAGAAGGCGGTGTCCTGCGTCGTGCAGGTCATACAGAAGCTGCTGTTGATTTAGCAAAGCTATGCGGTGCCGAACCAGCTGGAGTTATTTGCGAGATTATAAATGAGGACGGCACGATGGCACGTGTACCTGATTTAATAGAATGCGCAAAACAATTTGATATAAAAATGATTACAATAGAAGATTTAATTGCTTACCGCCGCCATCATGAAACACTTGTGACGAGAGAAGTGGAAATTACATTACCTACAGATTTCGGTACTTTCCACGCAATTGGCTATTCTAACTCATTAGATACGAAAGAACATATCGCACTTGTAAAAGGTGATATTTCAACAGGTGAACCGGTACTTGTACGTGTTCATTCTGAATGCTTAACAGGAGATGTATTCGGTTCACATCGCTGCGATTGCGGACCACAACTCCATGCAGCACTTGCTCAAATTGAGCGTGAAGGAAAAGGTGTTCTTCTTTATATGAGACAAGAAGGAAGAGGCATTGGGCTTCTTAATAAGCTTCGTGCTTATAAATTACAAGAAGAAGGATTCGATACTGTAGAAGCAAATGAAAAACTCGGCTTCCCTGCTGATCTTCGTGATTACGGTATCGGTGCTCAAATATTAAAAGATTTAGGTTTACAAAGTTTACGATTATTAACGAATAACCCAAGAAAAATTGCTGGCTTACAAGGTTACGATTTAGAAGTAGTCGAGCGTGTACCGTTGCAAATGCCGGCAAAAGAAGAGAATAAATCGTATTTACAAACGAAAGTAAACAAATTAGGACACTTACTAAACTTATAA
- the bioB gene encoding biotin synthase, which yields MKQVQTKKDWKKLAYDVVEEKMITKEDAIAILEADDTEVLEIMNAAYIIRHHHFGKKVKLNMIINTKSGLCPEDCGYCSQSIISEAPIDKYAWLTQEKIVEGAHEAIRRKAGTYCIVASGRRPTDKEVNHVIGAVKEIRETTDLKICCCLGFLNEDQAGRLAEAGVHRYNHNLNTHANNYDSICSTHTYDDRVDTVQKAKQAGISPCSGAIFGMGETIEERAEIAFELQRIDADSIPCNFLVAVKGTPLEGQKELTPVECLKVLAMMRFVNPTKEIRISGGREINLRSVQPIGLFAANSIFVGDYLTTAGQEPTADWGMIADLGFEIEECAL from the coding sequence ATGAAACAAGTGCAAACAAAAAAGGATTGGAAAAAACTAGCATACGACGTAGTGGAAGAGAAGATGATTACGAAAGAAGATGCAATAGCGATATTAGAAGCTGATGATACAGAAGTTTTAGAAATTATGAATGCAGCTTACATTATTCGCCATCATCATTTTGGTAAGAAAGTAAAATTGAATATGATTATTAATACGAAATCTGGATTATGTCCTGAAGATTGTGGATATTGCTCACAGTCTATTATTTCAGAAGCACCGATTGATAAATATGCATGGTTAACGCAGGAGAAGATTGTAGAAGGGGCACATGAAGCAATACGCCGTAAAGCAGGTACATATTGTATTGTAGCGTCTGGTCGTCGTCCGACGGATAAAGAGGTAAATCACGTAATTGGAGCAGTTAAGGAAATTCGTGAAACGACAGACTTGAAGATTTGTTGTTGTTTAGGTTTCTTAAATGAAGATCAAGCAGGACGTTTAGCGGAAGCAGGCGTGCATCGTTATAACCACAACTTAAATACACATGCAAATAATTACGATAGTATTTGTTCAACTCATACGTACGATGATCGTGTTGATACAGTTCAAAAAGCAAAACAAGCTGGTATTTCACCATGCTCTGGAGCGATTTTTGGCATGGGAGAAACAATTGAAGAGCGTGCTGAAATTGCATTTGAATTACAACGTATAGATGCAGATTCTATCCCTTGTAATTTCCTTGTTGCTGTAAAGGGGACACCTCTTGAAGGGCAAAAAGAGTTAACACCAGTAGAATGTTTAAAAGTACTGGCAATGATGCGTTTTGTAAACCCAACAAAAGAAATTCGTATTTCAGGAGGACGTGAAATCAATTTACGTTCTGTACAGCCAATCGGTTTATTTGCAGCAAATTCTATTTTTGTCGGGGACTACTTAACGACAGCTGGACAAGAGCCGACTGCGGACTGGGGTATGATTGCAGATTTAGGATTTGAGATTGAAGAATGTGCATTATAG
- the bioF gene encoding 8-amino-7-oxononanoate synthase, with translation MNQNWRAHLQSKLQQLHEQGQYRDLHVTEKAEETWLIRDKKRMLNLASNNYLGLAGDERLKEAAIACTKRYGTGATASRLVVGNHPLYEEVERSICDWKGTKRALIVNSGYTANIGAISSLASRQDIVFSDKLNHASIVDGIILSGAEHKRYRHNDLDHLEKLLKMASPEKRKLIVTDTVFSMDGDTAYLRDLVQLKEKYGAIIIVDEAHASGIYGIGGAGLSHIEKKLAQKIDIHMGTFSKALGCYGAYLTGDEIYIEYLQNMMRSFIFTTALPPSTLGAVQKAIEIVKEDNERRENLIANGEYFRTKLRDAGFDIGNSSTHIVPIVVGSNEHALRFSKRLQEAGIAAIAIRPPTVPVHSSRIRFAVTSQHTIADLKWAIDRIIHIAKEEEIFV, from the coding sequence ATGAATCAAAATTGGCGGGCGCACCTTCAATCTAAATTACAACAATTACATGAGCAAGGGCAGTATCGTGATTTGCATGTAACAGAGAAGGCAGAAGAGACTTGGCTTATTCGAGATAAAAAAAGGATGTTAAATTTAGCGTCAAATAATTATTTAGGGTTAGCTGGAGATGAAAGGTTAAAAGAAGCTGCTATTGCCTGTACAAAAAGATATGGAACTGGAGCGACTGCCTCTCGTCTCGTTGTAGGAAATCATCCATTATATGAAGAGGTTGAGAGAAGCATATGTGACTGGAAAGGTACTAAAAGAGCTTTAATTGTAAATAGTGGGTATACGGCAAATATAGGTGCCATATCTTCTTTAGCCTCTCGGCAAGATATTGTTTTTAGTGATAAGTTAAATCACGCAAGTATTGTTGATGGAATCATATTAAGCGGGGCAGAGCATAAAAGGTATCGTCATAATGATTTGGATCATTTAGAGAAGCTGTTGAAAATGGCTTCGCCTGAAAAAAGGAAATTAATCGTAACAGATACCGTTTTTAGTATGGATGGTGATACTGCGTATTTGAGAGATTTAGTACAGCTGAAAGAGAAATACGGGGCAATCATTATAGTCGATGAAGCACATGCGAGTGGAATATATGGAATCGGCGGAGCTGGGTTATCTCATATAGAAAAAAAACTTGCTCAAAAAATTGATATACATATGGGGACGTTTAGCAAGGCTTTAGGGTGTTATGGTGCGTATTTGACAGGCGATGAAATTTATATAGAGTATTTACAAAATATGATGAGAAGCTTTATTTTTACTACGGCTTTACCACCAAGTACGTTAGGAGCAGTGCAAAAAGCAATTGAAATTGTAAAAGAAGATAACGAAAGAAGAGAGAACCTTATAGCAAACGGAGAATACTTCAGAACTAAATTAAGGGATGCTGGTTTTGATATTGGGAATAGCTCAACTCATATTGTACCGATTGTAGTCGGTTCAAATGAACATGCTTTACGATTTAGTAAAAGGTTGCAAGAGGCAGGGATTGCGGCCATTGCAATTCGTCCGCCAACTGTGCCGGTTCATAGTTCTCGAATTCGCTTTGCAGTTACATCGCAACATACAATAGCTGATTTAAAATGGGCTATTGACCGAATTATTCACATTGCGAAAGAAGAGGAGATTTTCGTATGA
- the ribE gene encoding riboflavin synthase subunit alpha, giving the protein MFTGIVEELGTIANMQQSGEAMKLTIHAKKILSDVHLGDSIAVNGICLTVTSFTTTSFTVDAMPETMQSTSLRMLKPHSKVNLERAMAANGRFGGHFVSGHIDGIGTILNKKQHYNAVYYKIAISDELLHYCLQKGSIAVDGTSLTIFDIDESSITISLIPHTVSESVIGEKNAGDIVNIECDMIGKYIERFITKPTKRVGSMTESFLQENGFL; this is encoded by the coding sequence ATGTTTACAGGAATTGTAGAAGAATTAGGAACGATAGCAAACATGCAACAAAGCGGAGAAGCGATGAAATTAACGATTCATGCAAAGAAAATTTTATCAGATGTTCACTTAGGTGATAGTATCGCGGTTAACGGTATTTGCTTAACTGTAACAAGCTTTACAACTACTTCATTCACAGTTGATGCAATGCCTGAAACGATGCAGTCGACATCACTTCGCATGCTTAAACCGCACTCTAAAGTAAATTTAGAGCGAGCAATGGCTGCAAACGGACGATTCGGTGGACATTTCGTTTCAGGACATATTGATGGCATCGGAACGATTTTAAATAAAAAACAACATTACAATGCCGTCTATTACAAAATAGCAATTTCTGATGAACTGCTGCACTATTGTTTGCAGAAAGGGTCCATTGCTGTTGATGGAACGAGTTTAACGATATTTGATATAGACGAATCTTCCATAACGATTTCACTCATCCCGCACACAGTAAGCGAGTCTGTCATTGGAGAAAAAAATGCCGGAGATATCGTAAACATTGAGTGTGACATGATTGGTAAATATATCGAACGCTTTATTACTAAACCTACAAAACGAGTAGGTTCAATGACTGAAAGCTTTTTACAAGAAAACGGATTTCTATAA
- the ribD gene encoding bifunctional diaminohydroxyphosphoribosylaminopyrimidine deaminase/5-amino-6-(5-phosphoribosylamino)uracil reductase RibD, producing the protein MTDQEYMRIALQLAEGTSGQTSPNPMVGAVVVKDGNIVGMGAHLRAGEEHAEVHALQMAGQNAKDATVYVTLEPCSHFGKTPPCCELLIEKGVKRVVIATLDCNPLVSGNGKRRLEEARIEVTTGILEAEALLLNRYFFHYMKTKRPFVTIKTAMSLDGKIATVTGESKWITGEEARADVHQYRHTHDAILVGVNTVIADNPHLTTRIPNGGKHPIRVVLDTHLRTPPSSHVITDGLAPTWIIVGKDVKKAKISSYESKNIAIFQMETKYIEIEDLLSFLGEKQILSLFVEGGQSIHASFLKTNNFNEIVTYISPKLIGGKDAPTLFGGNGFSKLQDALSLKIQEMKQIGDDIKIVANARNEVTKCLQEL; encoded by the coding sequence ATGACAGATCAAGAATATATGAGGATTGCCCTGCAGTTAGCAGAAGGGACATCAGGACAAACAAGTCCGAATCCTATGGTTGGTGCTGTTGTTGTAAAAGATGGAAACATCGTTGGTATGGGCGCTCATTTACGAGCTGGTGAAGAACACGCAGAAGTTCATGCCCTTCAAATGGCTGGTCAGAACGCCAAAGACGCTACCGTTTATGTAACACTGGAACCGTGTAGCCACTTTGGAAAAACACCACCTTGCTGTGAATTGCTCATTGAAAAAGGAGTTAAGCGTGTTGTAATTGCTACTCTCGATTGTAATCCGCTCGTTTCTGGTAACGGAAAAAGAAGATTAGAGGAAGCTAGAATTGAAGTAACTACCGGTATTCTTGAAGCAGAAGCGCTTTTATTAAATCGCTACTTTTTTCACTACATGAAAACGAAACGCCCTTTTGTAACAATCAAAACAGCAATGAGCTTAGATGGAAAAATAGCAACTGTAACTGGTGAAAGTAAGTGGATTACAGGTGAAGAAGCACGTGCTGATGTTCACCAATATCGCCATACACATGATGCAATTCTTGTTGGAGTGAATACAGTTATAGCTGATAATCCTCATTTAACAACAAGAATTCCAAATGGTGGGAAACATCCTATTCGCGTTGTTTTAGATACCCATTTACGAACGCCACCATCTTCTCATGTTATAACAGATGGTTTAGCACCGACATGGATTATTGTCGGTAAGGATGTAAAGAAAGCGAAGATATCTTCTTATGAATCTAAAAATATAGCTATATTCCAAATGGAAACGAAGTATATAGAAATCGAGGACCTTCTTTCCTTTCTTGGAGAGAAACAAATTCTTTCTCTATTCGTTGAAGGTGGCCAATCAATTCATGCAAGTTTCTTAAAAACAAATAATTTTAATGAAATTGTAACCTATATAAGCCCGAAATTAATTGGTGGGAAAGATGCTCCTACTTTATTTGGAGGAAATGGTTTTTCAAAATTACAAGATGCGCTTTCCTTGAAAATTCAAGAGATGAAACAAATTGGTGATGATATAAAAATCGTTGCGAATGCCCGAAACGAGGTGACGAAATGTTTACAGGAATTGTAG
- the bioD gene encoding dethiobiotin synthase, producing MSGFFITATDTEVGKTVVAGAIAGVFRELGYNVGVYKPLQSGHVASNPEGDAARLKALSGVPTQENEICPYSIEEPLAPRLAMKRAGRVVKLKEITDYYNELLKEFNSLFVEGAGGLAVPYTEDALVIDFAKELQLPLIVVARPTLGTVNHTVLTIAYAKAHGLTVAGVILSGCKECEMERVQENKEMIEELSGVPVLGLLPFFEGEFTKEEVLESAKEHIMISKLEEFIQNESKLAGAPSI from the coding sequence ATGAGTGGTTTTTTCATAACAGCAACGGATACTGAAGTTGGAAAAACAGTAGTTGCAGGTGCTATAGCAGGTGTATTTAGAGAATTAGGATATAACGTAGGGGTGTATAAACCGTTACAAAGTGGGCATGTTGCATCAAACCCTGAGGGAGATGCAGCAAGGTTAAAAGCATTATCAGGTGTACCGACACAAGAAAATGAAATTTGCCCTTATTCTATTGAAGAACCACTTGCTCCGAGACTTGCCATGAAAAGAGCTGGAAGAGTAGTAAAGTTAAAAGAAATTACTGATTACTATAATGAACTATTAAAAGAGTTTAATAGCTTATTTGTAGAAGGAGCAGGTGGGCTTGCTGTCCCATATACAGAAGATGCTTTAGTAATTGATTTTGCAAAAGAATTACAGTTGCCTCTTATTGTAGTAGCTCGTCCTACATTAGGAACAGTAAATCATACAGTGTTAACGATTGCTTACGCAAAGGCGCATGGCTTAACCGTAGCGGGTGTCATTTTATCAGGTTGCAAAGAATGTGAAATGGAAAGAGTGCAAGAAAATAAAGAAATGATTGAAGAGCTGAGCGGGGTACCAGTTTTAGGATTATTACCATTCTTTGAAGGTGAGTTTACGAAAGAAGAAGTATTAGAATCTGCAAAAGAACATATTATGATTTCAAAATTAGAGGAGTTTATCCAAAATGAATCAAAATTGGCGGGCGCACCTTCAATCTAA
- a CDS encoding alpha/beta hydrolase translates to MKRFFAALFTILGAITALGIFFTNKVMYLKKKTEEEVLERETKKHFRIEDFDALHKEEIHIPSQFGYDLHGYYIPAGHSNKFMVFCHGVTVNKINSVKYANLFLKRGYNVLIYDHRRHGKTGGKTTSYGYYEKHDLKSVVDWLKNRFGTNITLGIHGESMGAATLLQYAGLLEDGADFYIADCPFSDFHGQLQHRLKVEFHLPKWPLLPLANAFLKVRDGYTIREVSPIDCIKNINNPVLFIHSKDDDYILADMTKALYEAKENNKQLYIAEHGAHACSYNENKEEYEAAVDQFLNTYVKETKNRLA, encoded by the coding sequence ACTTAAAGAAAAAAACAGAGGAAGAAGTACTCGAAAGAGAAACGAAAAAACATTTTCGTATAGAGGATTTTGATGCTCTTCATAAAGAAGAAATTCATATCCCTTCTCAATTCGGATACGACCTTCACGGATATTACATTCCTGCTGGTCACTCCAATAAGTTTATGGTTTTTTGCCACGGTGTAACTGTAAATAAAATAAACTCTGTAAAATATGCAAACTTATTCTTAAAAAGGGGATATAACGTCCTCATTTACGATCATCGTCGTCATGGTAAAACTGGCGGAAAAACAACAAGCTATGGATACTATGAAAAACATGATTTAAAATCCGTAGTTGACTGGCTAAAAAACCGTTTTGGCACCAATATTACACTTGGTATTCATGGTGAATCTATGGGAGCTGCAACACTTCTTCAATACGCAGGACTTTTAGAAGATGGTGCTGATTTCTATATTGCAGATTGTCCTTTCTCTGATTTTCACGGACAATTACAGCACCGTTTAAAGGTTGAATTCCATTTACCAAAATGGCCTTTATTACCTTTAGCAAACGCATTTTTGAAAGTTCGTGACGGTTATACAATTCGTGAAGTTTCACCAATCGACTGTATAAAAAATATTAACAATCCCGTTCTCTTTATTCATAGTAAAGATGACGACTATATTTTAGCTGATATGACAAAAGCGTTATATGAAGCGAAAGAAAATAATAAACAACTTTATATTGCAGAACACGGTGCACACGCTTGCTCTTATAACGAAAATAAAGAAGAATACGAAGCAGCCGTCGATCAATTTTTAAACACCTATGTGAAAGAAACAAAAAACAGGCTTGCATAA
- a CDS encoding alpha/beta fold hydrolase gives MNELKIIFIPGWGMEENIWDLVLPYFKGYPVECIDWRNVKERSEFTERIIDVAHNDNVILVGWSLGALTAVEAYKKIEAKGIVLIGGTAKFTNMSDYSNGWNALHVERLKRNLARRKEDTLKRFYENMFTKDELKENKNFEDIVEHFKGDSIQSLQLGLDYLIETDMREELKEIKVPILLIHGEQDVICPLSAARSMTENSSSELKVVSEAGHALCVTNFEYCANEIIQFVEGIRHDQQNVTTKTV, from the coding sequence ATGAACGAGCTAAAGATTATTTTTATCCCCGGATGGGGAATGGAAGAGAATATTTGGGATTTAGTACTTCCGTATTTTAAAGGATATCCTGTTGAATGCATAGATTGGCGTAATGTGAAAGAACGAAGTGAATTTACGGAACGAATTATAGATGTAGCGCATAACGACAACGTAATTTTAGTTGGATGGTCACTAGGAGCGTTAACAGCAGTTGAAGCTTATAAAAAGATTGAGGCAAAAGGTATCGTATTAATTGGTGGGACCGCTAAATTTACAAATATGAGCGACTATAGTAATGGATGGAATGCTTTGCATGTAGAACGGCTGAAAAGGAATTTGGCGAGAAGGAAAGAAGATACGCTCAAGCGGTTTTATGAAAATATGTTTACGAAAGATGAGCTAAAAGAGAACAAAAACTTTGAGGACATTGTAGAACATTTTAAAGGTGATTCTATTCAGTCTTTACAACTAGGTTTGGATTATTTAATAGAAACAGATATGAGAGAAGAACTAAAAGAAATTAAAGTACCTATACTACTTATCCACGGAGAACAGGATGTAATATGCCCATTGTCTGCGGCACGTAGTATGACGGAGAATAGCAGCAGCGAGCTGAAAGTAGTAAGTGAAGCAGGGCATGCATTATGTGTAACGAATTTTGAATATTGCGCAAATGAGATAATTCAATTTGTAGAGGGGATACGACATGATCAACAAAACGTTACTACAAAAACGGTTTAA
- a CDS encoding CDGSH iron-sulfur domain-containing protein, giving the protein MAKVQIKVNDNGSFRVTGDVELVDSQGNVFPAKPAFSLCRCGLSKNMPYCDASHKGKFESVVRAPEAE; this is encoded by the coding sequence TTGGCAAAAGTACAAATTAAAGTAAATGATAATGGCTCTTTTCGCGTTACAGGGGACGTGGAATTAGTCGACTCACAAGGGAATGTATTCCCAGCAAAACCGGCATTTTCTTTATGCCGTTGTGGTTTATCAAAAAATATGCCTTATTGCGACGCTTCGCATAAAGGTAAATTCGAGTCTGTTGTTAGAGCACCAGAGGCAGAATAA